A stretch of the Macaca mulatta isolate MMU2019108-1 chromosome 14, T2T-MMU8v2.0, whole genome shotgun sequence genome encodes the following:
- the NDUFS3 gene encoding NADH dehydrogenase [ubiquinone] iron-sulfur protein 3, mitochondrial (The RefSeq protein has 1 non-frameshifting indel compared to this genomic sequence) yields the protein MAAAATARLWWRGIVGAAALTRGAGRPSVLLLPVRRESAGADTRPTVRPRNDVAHKQLSAFGEYVAEILPKYVQQVQVSCFNELEVCIHPDGIIPVLTFLRDHTNAQFKSLVDLTAVDVPTRQNRFEIVYNLLSLRFNSRIRVKTYTDELTPIESAMSVFKAANWYEREIWDMFGVFFANHPDLRRILTDYGFEGHPFRKDFPLSGYVEVRYDDEVKRVVAEPVELAQEFRKFDLNSPWEAFPVYRQPPESLKLEAGDKKPEAK from the exons ATGGCGGCGGCAGCGACAGCTAGGCTGTGGTGGCGTGGAATCGTGGGGGCCGCGGCGCTGACGAGGG GGGCTGGGCGACCCTCAGTTCTGTTGCTGCCGGTGAGGCGGGAGAGCGCCGGGGCCGACACGCGCC CCACTGTCAGACCACGGAATGATGTGGCCCACAAGCAGCTCTCAGCTTTTGGAGAGTATGTGGCTGAAATCTTGCCCAAGTATGTCCAACAAGTTCAG GTGTCCTGCTTCAATGAGTTAGAGGTCTGTATCCATCCTGATGGCATCATCCCAGTGCTGACTTTCCTCAGGGATCACACCAATGCACAGTTCAAATCCCTGGTTGACTTGACAGCAGTGGATGTCCCAACTCGGCAGAACCGTTTTGAG ATTGTCTACAACTTGTTGTCTCTGCGCTTCAACTCACGGATCCGTGTGAAGACCTACACAGATGAGCTGACGCCCATTGAGTCCGCTATGTCTGTGTTCAAGGCAGCCAACTGGTATGAAAGGGAG ATCTGGGACATGTTTGGAGTCTTCTTTGCTAACCACCCTGATCTAAGAAGGATCCTGACGGATTATGGCTTCGAGGGACATCCTTTCCGGAAAGACTTTCCTCTATCTGGCTACGTTGAG GTACGCTATGACGATGAGGTGAAGCGGGTGGTGGCAGAGCCGGTGGAGTTGGCCCAAGAGTTCCGCAAATTTGACCTGAACAGCCCCTGGGAGGCTTTCCCAGTCTATCGCCAACCCCCGGAGAGTCTCAAGCTTGAAGCCGGAGATAAGAAGCCTGAAGCCGGAGATAAGAAGCCTGAAGCCAAGTAG
- the PTPMT1 gene encoding phosphatidylglycerophosphatase and protein-tyrosine phosphatase 1 — translation MAATALLEAGLARVLFYPTLLYTLFRGKVPGRAHRDWYHRIDPTVLLGALPLRSLTRQLVQDENVRGVITMNEEYETRFLCHSSQEWKRLGVEQLRLSTVDMTGIPTLDNLQKGVQFALKYQSLGQCVYVHCKAGRSRSATMVAAYLIQVHRWSPEEAVRAIAKIRSYIHIRPGQLDVLKEFHKQVTAGAAKDGTFDTSKT, via the exons ATGGCGGCCACCGCGCTGCTGGAGGCCGGCCTGGCGCGGGTGCTCTTCTACCCGACGCTGCTCTACACCCTGTTCCGCGGGAAGGTGCCGGGTCGGGCGCACCGGGACTGGTACCACCGCATCGACCCCACAGTGCTGCTGGGCGCGCTGCCGTTGCGGAGCTTGACGCGCCAG CTGGTACAGGACGAGAACGTGCGCGGGGTGATCACCATGAACGAGGAGTATGAGACGAGGTTCCTGTGCCACTCTTCACAG GAGTGGAAGAGACTAGGAGTCGAGCAGCTGCGGCTCAGCACAGTAGACATGACTGGGATCCCTACCTTGGACAACCTCCAGAAGGGAGTCCAATTTGCTCTCAAGTACCAGTCGCTGGGCCAGTGTGTCTACGTGCATTGTAAGGCTGGGCGCTCCAGGAGTGCCACTATGGTGGCAGCATACCTGATTCAG GTGCACAGATGGAGTCCAGAGGAGGCTGTAAGAGCCATCGCCAAGATCCGGTCTTACATCCACATCAGGCCTGGCCAGCTGGATGTTCTTAAAGAGTTCCACAAGCAGGTTACTGCAGGGGCAGCAAAGGATGGGACTTTTGACACTTCAAAGACATGA
- the KBTBD4 gene encoding kelch repeat and BTB domain-containing protein 4 isoform X3 produces the protein MESPEEPGASMDENYFVNYTFKDRSHSGRVAQGIMKLCLEEELFADVTISVEGREFQLHRLVLSAQSCFFRSMFTSNLKEAHNRVIVLQDVSESVFQLLVDYIYHGTVKLRAEELQEIYEVSDMYQLTSLFEECSRFLARTVQVGNCLQVMWLADRHSDPELYTAAKHCAKTHLAQLQNTEEFLHLPHHLLTDIISDGVPCSQNPTEAIEAWINFNKEEREAFAESLRTSLKEIGENVHIYLIGKESSRTHSLAVSLHCAEDDSISVSGQNSLCHQITAACKHGGDLYVVGGSIPRRMWKCNNATVDWEWCAPLPRDRLQHTLVSVPGKDAIYSLGGKTLQDTLSNAVIYYRVGDNVWTETTQLEVAVSGAAGANLNGIIYLLGGEENDLDFFTKPSRLIQCFDTETDKCHVKPYVLPFAGHMHAAVHKDLVFIVAEGDSLVCYNPLLDSFTRLCLPEAWSSAPSLWKIASCNGSIYVFRDRYKKGDANTYKLDPATSAVTVTRGIKVLLTNLQFVLA, from the exons ATGGAATCACCAGAGGAGCCTGGAGCATCCATGGATGAGAACTACTTTGTGAACTATACTTTCAAAGATCGGTCACACTCAGGCCGTGTGGCTCAAGGCATCATGAAACTGTGTCTAGAGGAGGAGCTCTTTGCTGATGTCACCATTTCGGTGGAAGGCCGGGAGTTTCAGCTCCATCGGCTGGTCCTCTCAGCTCAGAGCTGCTTCTTCCGATCCATGTTCACTTCTAACCTGAAGGAGGCCCACAACCGGGTGATTGTGCTGCAGGATGTCAGTGAGTCTGTTTTCCAGCTCCTGGTTGATTATATCTACCATGGGACTGTGAAACTTCGAGCTGAGGAGTTGCAGGAAATTTATGAGGTGTCAGACATGTATCAGTTGACATCTCTCTTTGAGGAATGCTCTCGGTTTTTGGCCCGCACAGTGCAAGTGGGAAACTGCCTTCAGGTGATGTGGCTGGCAGATCGGCACAGTGATCCTGAGCTCTATACTGCTGCCAAACACTGTGCCAAGACCCACCTGGCCCAGCTGCAGAATACAGAGGAATTTCTCCACTTGCCTCACCACCTACTCACAGATATCATCTCGG ATGGAGTTCCATGTTCTCAGAACCCAACAGAGGCAATAGAAGCCTGGATTAACTTTaataaagaggaaagagaggCTTTTGCAGAGTCACTCAGGACAAGCTTGAAG GAAATTGGGGAGAATGTGCACATTTACCTGATTGGGAAAGAGTCATCTCGTACCCACTCGTTGGCTGTGTCCTTGCACTGTGCAGAAGATGACTCCATCAGTGTAAGTGGCCAAAACAGCTTGTGCCACCAGATCACTGCGGCCTGCAAGCATGGTGGAGACTTGTATGTGGTGGGAGGGTCCATCCCACGGCGCATGTGGAAGTGCAACAATGCCACCGTTGACTGGGAGTGGTGTGCTCCTTTGCCTCGGGACCGGCTCCAGCACACCCTGGTGTCTGTGCCCGGGAAAGATGCCATATATTCACTGGGTGGCAAGACACTGCAAGATACCCTCTCCAATGCAGTCATTTATTATCGCGTAGGTGATAATGTGTGGACAGAGACAACCCAGCTAGAGGTGGCTGTGTCAGGGGCTGCTGGTGCCAACCTCAACGGGATCATCTACTTACTGGGGGGGGAGGAGAATGATCTGGACTTCTTTACCAAACCTTCCCGACTCATCCAGTGCTTtgacacagagacagacaaatGCCATGTGAAGCCCTATGTGCTGCCCTTTGCAGGCCACATGCACGCAGCTGTGCATAAAGATCTGGTGTTCATCGTGGCTGAAGGGGACTCCCTGGTATGTTACAATCCCTTGCTAGACAGCTTCACCCGGCTTTGCCTTCCTGAGGCCTGGAGCTCTGCCCCATCCCTCTGGAAGATTGCCAGCTGTAACGGGAGCATCTATGTCTTCCGGGACCGATATAAAAAGGGGGATGCCAACACCTACAAGCTTGACCCTGCCACTTCAGCCGTAACTGTCACAAGAGGTATTAAGGTGCTGCTTACCAATTTGCAGTTTGTGTTGGCCTaa
- the KBTBD4 gene encoding kelch repeat and BTB domain-containing protein 4 isoform X2 produces MKGGNAGEKARQADSWQREKLASMESPEEPGASMDENYFVNYTFKDRSHSGRVAQGIMKLCLEEELFADVTISVEGREFQLHRLVLSAQSCFFRSMFTSNLKEAHNRVIVLQDVSESVFQLLVDYIYHGTVKLRAEELQEIYEVSDMYQLTSLFEECSRFLARTVQVGNCLQVMWLADRHSDPELYTAAKHCAKTHLAQLQNTEEFLHLPHHLLTDIISDGVPCSQNPTEAIEAWINFNKEEREAFAESLRTSLKEIGENVHIYLIGKESSRTHSLAVSLHCAEDDSISVSGQNSLCHQITAACKHGGDLYVVGGSIPRRMWKCNNATVDWEWCAPLPRDRLQHTLVSVPGKDAIYSLGGKTLQDTLSNAVIYYRVGDNVWTETTQLEVAVSGAAGANLNGIIYLLGGEENDLDFFTKPSRLIQCFDTETDKCHVKPYVLPFAGHMHAAVHKDLVFIVAEGDSLVCYNPLLDSFTRLCLPEAWSSAPSLWKIASCNGSIYVFRDRYKKGDANTYKLDPATSAVTVTRGIKVLLTNLQFVLA; encoded by the exons ATGAAAGGAGGGAACGCAGGTGAGAAAGCGAGACAGGCAG ACAGCTGGCAGAGAGAGAAGTTGGCTAGCATGGAATCACCAGAGGAGCCTGGAGCATCCATGGATGAGAACTACTTTGTGAACTATACTTTCAAAGATCGGTCACACTCAGGCCGTGTGGCTCAAGGCATCATGAAACTGTGTCTAGAGGAGGAGCTCTTTGCTGATGTCACCATTTCGGTGGAAGGCCGGGAGTTTCAGCTCCATCGGCTGGTCCTCTCAGCTCAGAGCTGCTTCTTCCGATCCATGTTCACTTCTAACCTGAAGGAGGCCCACAACCGGGTGATTGTGCTGCAGGATGTCAGTGAGTCTGTTTTCCAGCTCCTGGTTGATTATATCTACCATGGGACTGTGAAACTTCGAGCTGAGGAGTTGCAGGAAATTTATGAGGTGTCAGACATGTATCAGTTGACATCTCTCTTTGAGGAATGCTCTCGGTTTTTGGCCCGCACAGTGCAAGTGGGAAACTGCCTTCAGGTGATGTGGCTGGCAGATCGGCACAGTGATCCTGAGCTCTATACTGCTGCCAAACACTGTGCCAAGACCCACCTGGCCCAGCTGCAGAATACAGAGGAATTTCTCCACTTGCCTCACCACCTACTCACAGATATCATCTCGG ATGGAGTTCCATGTTCTCAGAACCCAACAGAGGCAATAGAAGCCTGGATTAACTTTaataaagaggaaagagaggCTTTTGCAGAGTCACTCAGGACAAGCTTGAAG GAAATTGGGGAGAATGTGCACATTTACCTGATTGGGAAAGAGTCATCTCGTACCCACTCGTTGGCTGTGTCCTTGCACTGTGCAGAAGATGACTCCATCAGTGTAAGTGGCCAAAACAGCTTGTGCCACCAGATCACTGCGGCCTGCAAGCATGGTGGAGACTTGTATGTGGTGGGAGGGTCCATCCCACGGCGCATGTGGAAGTGCAACAATGCCACCGTTGACTGGGAGTGGTGTGCTCCTTTGCCTCGGGACCGGCTCCAGCACACCCTGGTGTCTGTGCCCGGGAAAGATGCCATATATTCACTGGGTGGCAAGACACTGCAAGATACCCTCTCCAATGCAGTCATTTATTATCGCGTAGGTGATAATGTGTGGACAGAGACAACCCAGCTAGAGGTGGCTGTGTCAGGGGCTGCTGGTGCCAACCTCAACGGGATCATCTACTTACTGGGGGGGGAGGAGAATGATCTGGACTTCTTTACCAAACCTTCCCGACTCATCCAGTGCTTtgacacagagacagacaaatGCCATGTGAAGCCCTATGTGCTGCCCTTTGCAGGCCACATGCACGCAGCTGTGCATAAAGATCTGGTGTTCATCGTGGCTGAAGGGGACTCCCTGGTATGTTACAATCCCTTGCTAGACAGCTTCACCCGGCTTTGCCTTCCTGAGGCCTGGAGCTCTGCCCCATCCCTCTGGAAGATTGCCAGCTGTAACGGGAGCATCTATGTCTTCCGGGACCGATATAAAAAGGGGGATGCCAACACCTACAAGCTTGACCCTGCCACTTCAGCCGTAACTGTCACAAGAGGTATTAAGGTGCTGCTTACCAATTTGCAGTTTGTGTTGGCCTaa
- the KBTBD4 gene encoding kelch repeat and BTB domain-containing protein 4 — MKGGNADSWQREKLASMESPEEPGASMDENYFVNYTFKDRSHSGRVAQGIMKLCLEEELFADVTISVEGREFQLHRLVLSAQSCFFRSMFTSNLKEAHNRVIVLQDVSESVFQLLVDYIYHGTVKLRAEELQEIYEVSDMYQLTSLFEECSRFLARTVQVGNCLQVMWLADRHSDPELYTAAKHCAKTHLAQLQNTEEFLHLPHHLLTDIISDGVPCSQNPTEAIEAWINFNKEEREAFAESLRTSLKEIGENVHIYLIGKESSRTHSLAVSLHCAEDDSISVSGQNSLCHQITAACKHGGDLYVVGGSIPRRMWKCNNATVDWEWCAPLPRDRLQHTLVSVPGKDAIYSLGGKTLQDTLSNAVIYYRVGDNVWTETTQLEVAVSGAAGANLNGIIYLLGGEENDLDFFTKPSRLIQCFDTETDKCHVKPYVLPFAGHMHAAVHKDLVFIVAEGDSLVCYNPLLDSFTRLCLPEAWSSAPSLWKIASCNGSIYVFRDRYKKGDANTYKLDPATSAVTVTRGIKVLLTNLQFVLA; from the exons ATGAAAGGAGGGAACGCAG ACAGCTGGCAGAGAGAGAAGTTGGCTAGCATGGAATCACCAGAGGAGCCTGGAGCATCCATGGATGAGAACTACTTTGTGAACTATACTTTCAAAGATCGGTCACACTCAGGCCGTGTGGCTCAAGGCATCATGAAACTGTGTCTAGAGGAGGAGCTCTTTGCTGATGTCACCATTTCGGTGGAAGGCCGGGAGTTTCAGCTCCATCGGCTGGTCCTCTCAGCTCAGAGCTGCTTCTTCCGATCCATGTTCACTTCTAACCTGAAGGAGGCCCACAACCGGGTGATTGTGCTGCAGGATGTCAGTGAGTCTGTTTTCCAGCTCCTGGTTGATTATATCTACCATGGGACTGTGAAACTTCGAGCTGAGGAGTTGCAGGAAATTTATGAGGTGTCAGACATGTATCAGTTGACATCTCTCTTTGAGGAATGCTCTCGGTTTTTGGCCCGCACAGTGCAAGTGGGAAACTGCCTTCAGGTGATGTGGCTGGCAGATCGGCACAGTGATCCTGAGCTCTATACTGCTGCCAAACACTGTGCCAAGACCCACCTGGCCCAGCTGCAGAATACAGAGGAATTTCTCCACTTGCCTCACCACCTACTCACAGATATCATCTCGG ATGGAGTTCCATGTTCTCAGAACCCAACAGAGGCAATAGAAGCCTGGATTAACTTTaataaagaggaaagagaggCTTTTGCAGAGTCACTCAGGACAAGCTTGAAG GAAATTGGGGAGAATGTGCACATTTACCTGATTGGGAAAGAGTCATCTCGTACCCACTCGTTGGCTGTGTCCTTGCACTGTGCAGAAGATGACTCCATCAGTGTAAGTGGCCAAAACAGCTTGTGCCACCAGATCACTGCGGCCTGCAAGCATGGTGGAGACTTGTATGTGGTGGGAGGGTCCATCCCACGGCGCATGTGGAAGTGCAACAATGCCACCGTTGACTGGGAGTGGTGTGCTCCTTTGCCTCGGGACCGGCTCCAGCACACCCTGGTGTCTGTGCCCGGGAAAGATGCCATATATTCACTGGGTGGCAAGACACTGCAAGATACCCTCTCCAATGCAGTCATTTATTATCGCGTAGGTGATAATGTGTGGACAGAGACAACCCAGCTAGAGGTGGCTGTGTCAGGGGCTGCTGGTGCCAACCTCAACGGGATCATCTACTTACTGGGGGGGGAGGAGAATGATCTGGACTTCTTTACCAAACCTTCCCGACTCATCCAGTGCTTtgacacagagacagacaaatGCCATGTGAAGCCCTATGTGCTGCCCTTTGCAGGCCACATGCACGCAGCTGTGCATAAAGATCTGGTGTTCATCGTGGCTGAAGGGGACTCCCTGGTATGTTACAATCCCTTGCTAGACAGCTTCACCCGGCTTTGCCTTCCTGAGGCCTGGAGCTCTGCCCCATCCCTCTGGAAGATTGCCAGCTGTAACGGGAGCATCTATGTCTTCCGGGACCGATATAAAAAGGGGGATGCCAACACCTACAAGCTTGACCCTGCCACTTCAGCCGTAACTGTCACAAGAGGTATTAAGGTGCTGCTTACCAATTTGCAGTTTGTGTTGGCCTaa
- the KBTBD4 gene encoding kelch repeat and BTB domain-containing protein 4 isoform X1 — protein sequence MKGGNAVGQLDSQIMAVNSASYSRWCCFADSWQREKLASMESPEEPGASMDENYFVNYTFKDRSHSGRVAQGIMKLCLEEELFADVTISVEGREFQLHRLVLSAQSCFFRSMFTSNLKEAHNRVIVLQDVSESVFQLLVDYIYHGTVKLRAEELQEIYEVSDMYQLTSLFEECSRFLARTVQVGNCLQVMWLADRHSDPELYTAAKHCAKTHLAQLQNTEEFLHLPHHLLTDIISDGVPCSQNPTEAIEAWINFNKEEREAFAESLRTSLKEIGENVHIYLIGKESSRTHSLAVSLHCAEDDSISVSGQNSLCHQITAACKHGGDLYVVGGSIPRRMWKCNNATVDWEWCAPLPRDRLQHTLVSVPGKDAIYSLGGKTLQDTLSNAVIYYRVGDNVWTETTQLEVAVSGAAGANLNGIIYLLGGEENDLDFFTKPSRLIQCFDTETDKCHVKPYVLPFAGHMHAAVHKDLVFIVAEGDSLVCYNPLLDSFTRLCLPEAWSSAPSLWKIASCNGSIYVFRDRYKKGDANTYKLDPATSAVTVTRGIKVLLTNLQFVLA from the exons ATGAAAGGAGGGAACGCAG TTGGACAGTTGGATTCACAGATTATGGCTGTGAATTCCGCAAGTTACTCAAGGTGGTGTTGCTTTGCAGACAGCTGGCAGAGAGAGAAGTTGGCTAGCATGGAATCACCAGAGGAGCCTGGAGCATCCATGGATGAGAACTACTTTGTGAACTATACTTTCAAAGATCGGTCACACTCAGGCCGTGTGGCTCAAGGCATCATGAAACTGTGTCTAGAGGAGGAGCTCTTTGCTGATGTCACCATTTCGGTGGAAGGCCGGGAGTTTCAGCTCCATCGGCTGGTCCTCTCAGCTCAGAGCTGCTTCTTCCGATCCATGTTCACTTCTAACCTGAAGGAGGCCCACAACCGGGTGATTGTGCTGCAGGATGTCAGTGAGTCTGTTTTCCAGCTCCTGGTTGATTATATCTACCATGGGACTGTGAAACTTCGAGCTGAGGAGTTGCAGGAAATTTATGAGGTGTCAGACATGTATCAGTTGACATCTCTCTTTGAGGAATGCTCTCGGTTTTTGGCCCGCACAGTGCAAGTGGGAAACTGCCTTCAGGTGATGTGGCTGGCAGATCGGCACAGTGATCCTGAGCTCTATACTGCTGCCAAACACTGTGCCAAGACCCACCTGGCCCAGCTGCAGAATACAGAGGAATTTCTCCACTTGCCTCACCACCTACTCACAGATATCATCTCGG ATGGAGTTCCATGTTCTCAGAACCCAACAGAGGCAATAGAAGCCTGGATTAACTTTaataaagaggaaagagaggCTTTTGCAGAGTCACTCAGGACAAGCTTGAAG GAAATTGGGGAGAATGTGCACATTTACCTGATTGGGAAAGAGTCATCTCGTACCCACTCGTTGGCTGTGTCCTTGCACTGTGCAGAAGATGACTCCATCAGTGTAAGTGGCCAAAACAGCTTGTGCCACCAGATCACTGCGGCCTGCAAGCATGGTGGAGACTTGTATGTGGTGGGAGGGTCCATCCCACGGCGCATGTGGAAGTGCAACAATGCCACCGTTGACTGGGAGTGGTGTGCTCCTTTGCCTCGGGACCGGCTCCAGCACACCCTGGTGTCTGTGCCCGGGAAAGATGCCATATATTCACTGGGTGGCAAGACACTGCAAGATACCCTCTCCAATGCAGTCATTTATTATCGCGTAGGTGATAATGTGTGGACAGAGACAACCCAGCTAGAGGTGGCTGTGTCAGGGGCTGCTGGTGCCAACCTCAACGGGATCATCTACTTACTGGGGGGGGAGGAGAATGATCTGGACTTCTTTACCAAACCTTCCCGACTCATCCAGTGCTTtgacacagagacagacaaatGCCATGTGAAGCCCTATGTGCTGCCCTTTGCAGGCCACATGCACGCAGCTGTGCATAAAGATCTGGTGTTCATCGTGGCTGAAGGGGACTCCCTGGTATGTTACAATCCCTTGCTAGACAGCTTCACCCGGCTTTGCCTTCCTGAGGCCTGGAGCTCTGCCCCATCCCTCTGGAAGATTGCCAGCTGTAACGGGAGCATCTATGTCTTCCGGGACCGATATAAAAAGGGGGATGCCAACACCTACAAGCTTGACCCTGCCACTTCAGCCGTAACTGTCACAAGAGGTATTAAGGTGCTGCTTACCAATTTGCAGTTTGTGTTGGCCTaa